In Prosthecobacter debontii, the sequence GGCCACCAAGAATGTGCGCTGGGAAGGGCAATGCATCTGGCGCTATCATCCGAAAACGAAGCTCTTTGAAATCTATGCCGAAGGCGGTGGCAATACCTTCAGCCTCGACATTGACAGCAAAGGTCGCGTCTTTTCCGGCACGAACAATGGCAAGACCCGTGGCATGCACTATGAGCAGGGCAGCTACGGCATCAAAGGCTGGGGCAAGCATGGTCCTCTGACCAATCCCTATGCCTTTGGGTGGTTCGAGCACATGAAGCACGAAGGCGATGAGAAACGTTTTCCTCAAGCTTTCACGGTGTATGAAGGGGGACTTCTCGGTTCCTCCTACGAGGGAAAGATCATCGCACCGAACTCCCTGGCCAATGTGGTGTATGTCAGCGAAGTGATCCCGGATGGCTCCACCTTCCGCACGAAGGATGAAGAGAATTTGATGGGATCACCGGACCGCTGGTTCCGCCCTGTGTGGACTGGCGTGGGCCCCGATGGCGGCCTCTACATGGCCGATTGGTATGATACGCGCCTCAGTCACGTGAGCCCGGTGGACGACTGGCACAAGACCAGCGGCCGCATCTACCGTGTGCGTCCTGCTGCTGGTTCACCGAAGCTGAAGCCCTTCGATCTGGCCAAGGCTGCGCCAGAGGAGTTGCTCGGGTATCTGACTTCGCCTAACGAATGGTTTAGAAAGCAGGCGGCTTTGGAGATTGCTTGGCGTGGTCTGACGGAGCTGAAAGAACCGCTGAAAAAGCAAGTGGAAGGGCAGGGGACCTATGCTTTGGATGCGCTGTGGACGCTCGATATGCTCGGGGCTGCGGACGATTCGCTGGTGGATGGTCTGCTCTCGGCCGAGGATCCTTATGTGCGCCGCTGGGCAGTGAAGATCATCGGCGAGCAGCGTCGAGGTTCGGAAGCTTTGGTCCGTCTGGCCAAGTCGGAAAAACATCTCGAGGTGCGGGCTCAGATCTTAGCCTCAGCCAAACGTCTCTCGGCTCACGATGCGCTGCCTCTGCTCTGGAGCGCTGTGGGGGATGAGGATGCCAGCGGTCACCTGCCGTTGTTGGCTTGGTGGACCCTGGAGTCCAAGTCGGAAAAAGAGCGAGACGCTGTTTTTGCCTTCTTGAAAGAGGATGCCGCTTTTGTGAAGTCGGAGGTCTTCCGTGAGACCTTGGCCAAGAAACTCACTCAACGTTATGCCATGGCTGGAGGTGCGGAGAATCTGCAATCCTGCGCGGATTTGCTCGCGCTGGGCAGTGACTCGGAGACTCGCGCCCAAGTGATCGCGGGGCTGGCCGCTGCCTTTGAAGGCACTGAGATGCCACCGCTACCGGAGTCTCTGTCCAAAGCGCTTCAGGATTACCTCATGAAAGAGTCCGGCGGGGATCTGACGCTGGCGCTGCGCACGGGCAGCGCCGATGCTTTGAAGCAAGCGCTCAAGGTGCTGGGAGATAAGGACGCCTCGAATGCCCAGCGCATCAGTGTGGCAAAGACAATGGCTGAGCTGAACAAACAGGAAGCGATCGCGCCGATGGTGGCCATCCTGAGCAGCAGCACCACCAGCCCTAGCCTCAAGCGGGGTGTGCTGCATGCAGCGGCCAAGTTTGAAGACAAGCGCATCGCCCAGGCACTGCTGCAAGGTTACGAGGCGCGTATTGCCGGTGACAAAGCTCTGCGTGAGGATGCCCTGCGTGTCCTAGCGGGGCGCAAGGAGTGGGCACAGATGCTGGTGCACTTCGTCAATGAAGGCAACGTGCAGGCCAAACACATCAGTGTGGATACGGCCCGGCAACTCAGCCTCTACAAGGATGCGGAGATCGATGCCGCCATTGATCGCCACTGGAAGACGCTGCTGGCGACAGGCCCCACGGAAGCCAAGGAGAAAGAGATGGCCCGCATCAAGGCCGTGCTGAAGACAGGCTTGGGTGATCCAGACAAGGGCAAGCTCCAGTTCATGGGACGCTGCGCCATTTGTCATAAATTGTTTGGCGAGGGCAACTCGATCGGTCCTGAACTCACGGGCTATGATCGCACCAACCCCGATTTCTGGCTGGATAACATCTTCAATCCAAGCCTGGAAATCCGCGAGGGATTTGGCAACTACATCGTGAAGCTGAAAAATGGCCAGATGCTCACCGGCATCATGGATGCGCAAGACGCCAGCGGCATCGTGCTCAAGGACATCGCCGGCAACAAGACCTCCGTGAAACAAGCGGAGATCGAGAAGCTGGAAGCCTCCCCTGTTTCCATGATGCCCGAGGCCCTCACTACAGGCATGAGCGATGCCGACCTGAAGGACTTCTTCGGTTATCTGATGAAGCCTTGAGAAAGCCCTGATGTCGGCGCATGTGAATCCGTCAGGCCTAACGATTCATTCCTGACTCACCCCTTCTTCAGGGCATCCCGGCTCTGTTCTACCAGATACAGAGGCGCGCTGATGGAGGGGGTGCGGGAGGAGTAAACCACTGAGATGGGCCCGCCCTCCTCATGCTGATCATAAACGCTGGAGGTGACCACGGAGGTGTGGCTGTGACTCGCGCCGACGGAGTCCGTGTAGGTGTAAGCCAGCTTGTAGCGTCGGCTGCCGGACTGCGGGTTGTAGCTGCGCTTTTCGCGGATGACGCCCGTGGTTTCGACACCGTGATCACAAAGCTCACGCATTTGATAGCCGCGTGTGACAGCTTGGTAAATGATCAACCCGATGATCCCGCAGACCAGCAGGATGGGGAGGAGAATCGCCAACAGGACTTCCAACATAGGCTGAAGAGGGGTTCTCGGGTAGGCTAACCGGAGCGGCTTTTTTTAGCAAGTCTCGAATGTTAGGCTGTGAACCTTCATGCAGAATGCGGGCTCTCTGCATCACGCATACAGCACCCGAAAGGGGCGTAACCAACTGACGATGACGCCGATGAGCAATGCCAGGATGCCGAGAAGCTGAGCCGAGGGAAGATGCAGCGGACTGAATACGGCAACGGCCAAATACACGGCTCCAAACCCCGCGATGGCACCGGCAATGTTGTAGAGATGGCGGCCGAAGTGGTGGTCGTTGGTGAAGGCGGCGGCATTGGCCACGGCGGCCAGAAGCAGAACCAGCGCGACGTAGCTTCCGGCTTCAATCTTCCAGACGAAGCCGAGAATCAGACTAACTAACGATGCGAAAATTAATCCGCCGACCACCACGCCCTCCCAATACTCACGCGGGCGCAGGGCCTGACGGGCAAAGCGATCCATGACAATGAAGAAGGAACTGAAGCCTCGGGCCAGGTGGGACCACAGGGCGAAGACCAGCCACATGCCAATGACAAGGCCGCTGAGCACAGGCGAGACGTCTTTTAACAAGGTACTGACCACTTTGTAAGCGATAAAGCCGCCAAACATGATCGCGTTTTGCCGCCCTTCGGTGAACTGATTCATGAAGTGCGCGAAGCGCAGCTGCAGCCGGTAAACTGACGAACGCGCTCGGAAGGACTCCACCAAGCCCATGCGGGCGCTTTCGCTCATGGGGCTCAGGCGCAGAGCTTCGAGAAAGTGTTGGTTGGCGCGTTTATGATCGCCTTCCATCAGCGCCTGCCAGCCCGCGCTGGTATGCGCACTGTCATCATCGGGGTCCCGCTGAAGTTGATACTCGATCAGGCTTTTGTGGTCGCCATCCTTCTTCTGCATCAGCAGCGCCGCCGAGAGGACTTCAGCGGCCATGGTGTTTTCCGTGTCCAACTCCAGAGCCTTGCGTGCACAGACCTCCGCCTCGGCATACTCGCGCAGGCGCAGGTGGATGCGGCCTGCCACGGCGTGGGCAAAGTCATTGTCAGGATCGATGCCCACCGCTTCTTCCGCATGCTTGAGGGATTCACGGATGGCTGAGGTCTGGCCATCTTTGGCACGGGCATTCAGGGCCAGGGCGAGGACACTGCGGGCCAAGACATCCTCCGGCTCCAGGCCGACGGCACGCTGAGCGGCATCCACGGCTTGAGCTGCGGTATCCTCTTCGTTCAGCCAGCACAGCGCCAGCATGACATAACTGGGAGTGTGACCAGGGTCCAGCTCCAGCGCCTGCTTGTAGCTGCGGATGGCATCGGCATAGCGATGCTGAGACTGAAGCAGACGACCACGGGCAAAGTGAGAGCCTGCGCTGGAGTAGTCGGAGTCGTGCATGGGGGGACGGTTAGCGTTTGATCAGTCCCAGATACTTGAGCACGTCATCGTAGAAGCCACTTTGGTTGGAATACATGGCGTAGTTCTTGGCGCTTTCAAACCAGGCCTTCGTGGTCGGCTTATGGCGTGAGGCGGCCTTGATGAGGTCCTTGGTGGTGAGGGGCACGACTTTGCCGTTTTTCATGGCCTCCGTCAGCACTTCCTCGGTAGCGAGGTCGAAGACGGCCTTCAAATCTGCCCCGGAGAACTCCGGTGTCTTCTTGGCCAGCGCACGCGGATCGAGTTGGCCGATGGGTTTTTTCTCCGCCATCACTTCGATGATGGAAGCCCGACCCACTTCATCGGGTGGGGGCACGAAGAGGGTGCGGTCAAACCGACCCGGCCGACGAAAAGCGGGGTCAATGTGCCACGGAGCATTGGTTGCGCCCAGAATGAGCACGCCATCGTTTTGAGAGTCCGCCCCATCCATCTCAGAGAGGAACTGATTGATGAGGTTACGGCCTGCACTTTGACGCAGGTCACGACGGTCTGCGGCGAGGGCATCCACTTCGTCAAAGAACAGCACGCAGGGGGCGTTTTTGCGCGCCAGTTCGAAGACCTCGTGCATGTTTTTCTCCGAGTTACCGATCCACATGTCCAGGATCTGGTGCAGACCGAGGGCGATGAAGTTGGCCTTGATCTCACCCGCTGTGGCTTTGCTGATGAGGGTCTTGCCACATCCCGGTGGGCCGTAGAGCAGCACCCCGCCACCCACTTTCTTGTCGTAAGCTTTGAAGAGTTCCGCGTGCTGAAGCGGATACATGATCTTCATGCGGATCTCTTCCTTCAGCGCTTCCATGCCCCCCACGGAGGCGAAGTTGAGCTTGGGCTTTTCAAAATCCGCCAAACCCAGATCAAAGGCGGCTCCCCCCAGGGGATGATCATCGTCTTCCTCATCCTCTTCAGGCGCCTCGATCAAACTGCCGGAGGAGGTGAGGCCGGCTTTCTTTCGGCCACCACCGGCATCGTCCGTCGGTTTGACGTTTTTCAGATCCTTTTCCAGCCCTGGATCGGCCAGAGAGGCATTCAAAGAGAGGGCTTTATCGTAAAGGTTCCGTGCGCGCCGGAGGTCCCCCTCAGTCATGAGGATGCGTGCCAGGAGGACATAGCCAGGGCCGTAATCCGGCTTTTCCGCCACAAGCTGCTCGGCACGTACGGCGGCCTCGGAGATTCGGCCTTGCAGGAGCGCCACACGCGCCATGCCGAGCCGGGCCTCAGGATTTCCGGCTTCGTTTTTCAGGGCACGGCTATAGGCCTCCTCCGCTTCATCCGGTATCATTTCATCCATGCAGCCTTGAGCGAACAGCAGCAGGAGAGGCACATTGTCGGGGGAATGTTGCAGGGCGAGGCGAAGCGCTTCGAGGTTTGAGGCCATGCCTCAGAGTCCAGCCTGCGCATGGGGAGGCGCAAGAGATTTTATCGAGCCTTTCGCATGAAGTGAGGGCCGGATGCGCACGTAGGTAGCAGATGCGTTATTTCTGGTCCTTGATCCTGGCTGTTCACTTGCACGCTGCGGCTGCCGGTGAGGTGGTGCTTAATCTGGAACCCACAAAGGAGTTTCCCCGTAACTCGGAGGGAGCTTTCATCACGCTCAAGTCCGGTCACCTGCTGTATCTCTACACCCAGTTTTATGGGGGGGCTTCGGATCACAGCGCGGCACGGATCGTGGCCCTCGAGTCCCAGGATGGTGGACGCACTTGGAGCCGTGAGCCGCGGACTCTTTTAGAAAATCACCAGGGGGCCAATGTGATGAGTGTCTCGCTCCTGCGCCTGCAGAGTGGTCGCATCGCATTGTTTTACTTGTTGAAAAATACCTGGTTAGACTGTCGGCCGCATGTGTGCTTCAGCGACGATGAAGCGGCGACCTGGAGCGAACCGGTGCGCATGTTGGAGGCTCCGGGTTACTTCGTGCTCAACAATGACCGCGTGATCCAACATCGCAGCGGACGCTTGATTGCTCCACTGGCCTCCCACCGCGCGCGAAATGCGGACCCAGAAACGAGCAAGTCCTTCGATAGCCGAGCCATCGCCCTGTGGGTGATCTCTGACGATGAAGGCAAGACCTGGAAAGAGGCCCCGCAGTGGCAGGCTCTACCAGTGCCGAGCACGCGCACCGGTTTGCAGGAACCAGGGATCGTGGAGCTCGAGGATGGCTCTCTACTCAGTTTCTTCCGCACGGATCAAGGGGTGCAGTATGAGTGCCGCTCGAAGGATCGCGGGGAGAGCTGGACGCCGGTAGCTCCGGGGCCGCTGAACTCCCCCGCCTCTCCAGCCAGTCTGAAGAGACTGCCCCGTGGTTCGGCCCTCCTGGCGGTGTGGAATGATCACAGCGGTGACTTTCCCTTCGTGGAGAAGAAGCGCACGCCCTTAGTGATCGGTCTTTCAGACGACGGCGGTCACACCTGGAGTGCTAAGAAGGTGATCGAGTCTGATCCCGAGGGGTGGTATTGCTACACGGCTCTTCATTTTGTCGAAGATGCCGTGCTGCTGGCCTACTGCGCCGGAGATGCCCACGTGGGCGGCCTGAATCGGCTGCGCATCCGGCGCATTGAGTGGGCGGATCTGAAGTGAGCAGTCGGGCTCGACAGCTTGCCTTAGGCTTCGTGGTTAGCGAATCGGCGGGCCATACCACTGGTAGCACATCATGTAAACAATGACGCCAGTGATGGAGACATAGAGCCAGATGGGGGCCGTCCACTTCGCGATGCGCATGTGCTTATCCCAACGCTGGCGCAGGGCAGGGATGACCGTCATGATGATCATGGGGAGATTCACAATCGCCAAGAACACGTGGCTGATGAGAAGCCCATAGTAGAAGGTCTTGATGGGGCCGGTCCCCGCAAACTTCACATGCAGCACATGGAAATGATAATACAGGTAGCAGCCCAAGAACACGGCTGAAAACATCAGCGCTGTGGCCATGCAGGCGATGTGGGCTTTCTTCTTGCCCGCTTTGATGAAGATGAGGCCGAGGATGATGAACACCGTGGCGCAGGCATTCAACGTGGCGTTGATGGGAGGCAGATCGTAAACAGTCATGGGGTGGTTGAGCTGTGGCTAAACGATGGCTGAGTGGTTGAGCGATGGTTGGAAAACAACGGCTCAGCCATAGCTTAACCACTGTTCCTCCATCGCTCAGCTAGTTCATGGAGCTTTCTCGTCTGTCTCCTTCTCTTTTTCTTTGAGCAGGTAGTTCAGGTCTTTGCGCAGTTGGGCCTCGAAGTAATCCTGGAACTGGGGGTCGGCATTCATCAGATCGTAGAGGGTGCCGCGCACGTGTCCTTTGGAATCCACCAGCGCCACGCGCAGGTCATGGATGTATTTATCATCGGGAGAGAGGCGATCCGCTTCCGGGAGGTCCTGCACCGGGCGGAATTTAAAAAACTGCGTCATGTAACGGCGCACCTCATCCTTGTTGCCATTCACAAACCACCAGGGATCGGTATCCTTCACATCAATGCCGCGGGCAAAGAGCTGCATCATCTCAGGCGTGTCATCGGGGTCGAGGGTGAAGGAGACGAAGTGGATGTTGGGATTGCCCCGATACTCTTCCTGCAGCTTCTTCAGCTTGGCGATGACACCGGCACAACCACGGGGGCAGCGGGTGTAAACCCAGGAGGCCAGGAGGATCTTCCCGCGCAGTTGATCCAGATGCACCGTCTTGCCATTGCGCTCGGTCAGCTCCAGATCCCGCTCCAAACGGCCCAGGAAAGCCGGCCGATCCTTTTCCTCACTCCGGGCCTGCTGCTGCATGGCCAGCAAGTAGTTGTAAAACACGACCACCCCCAGCACCGCAATGATGATGGGAATCCAGATGGCCCAAGGCGTGAGAGAGGGTTTCGGGGAAGGGGAATCGGACATGAGGGGATTCAATAATGACGAGGGAAAAGCGGATGTCGAATGAGTTACGTCTGGAGGATGATGCTGACTTCGACGGATTTAAGGGCTAGTGGCCTGTGGAGCCTAGCGGAGGTCGCAAAGGGGGCGCTCGGAAGTGTTCCTCCGGAAAGTCGCACTGGCTTGTCAGGACATTCCTTCCTTCACGTCGTTGAATGAGAATGTAGCTCATCCATCAATAAAAGACTGGGCTTTTTTAATACGCGTTTTATTTGAAGGAATGATCGGTAGGATTTCTTGGAAGATGGAGTTGCCATTACGACCCAGGGGGCGGGGAAGCTTTCTTGCTGGGGTAGTGACCGTTTTAGGACTAGGGGGCAGTCTTTCGGCGGCTGATCTGGGCAGTGAACTGGAGGTGGTTCGTGATCCAGCCCGATTACCCGGCGCTTCCCAGGTGGTGCTCAGCTACAGTGATGCGGTGGAAAGAATCCAGGATAGCGTGGTGACCGTCCTCACTGAAGCTGCAGCAGAGGAGGTGCGTGAGGACGAAGCTTCGAAGTCGAAGCTTCCGCGCTTTGATCTGGGTGAAGAGATGGAGGAATCATTACCGAAAAACCGTGGGAACGGCTCAGGGATCATCATTTCCAAGTCCGGCTACATCTTAACCAATCATCATGTGGTGGCCGATGCGGCCAAAATCACCGTGAGATTAAGAACATCCGAAGATGAACTCGCTGCGGTCGTAGTGGGAGGGGATCCCATATTTGATCTGGCGTTGCTCAAAGTGGAAGCTCAAGATTTAGCCCCGGCCACGTTGGCTGATAGCTCAAACGTGCGTGTCGGAGACGTCGTGTTGGCGCTCGGCAGCCCCTTTGGATTGGAACAGACGCTCACGATGGGCGTCGTGAGTGCGACGGGGCGCTCCACGGTAGGGTTGATCCGCAACGGATTGGAAGACTTCATCCAGACCGATGCGGCCATTAATCCAGGGAACTCTGGCGGCCCTCTCTTGGATGGTCTGGGCCGGGTTGTCGGAGTCAATACCGCACGCTACATGGGAGAAAATATTGGCTTTGCGATTCCTATCAACCTAGCTCTCAAAGTGGCTGAGGACCTGGTGCAGTATGGGATCGTCGTTCGTGGGTATTTAGGCATCCGATATGCAGAGCTAGCCGCGAGTGAGTTAAAAAAAGCTGGGGTTCCGACAGGTCGGATGGGCATCGTTATCACGGACATTATGGCTGCTAGTCCTGCAGATAAAGCAGGGTTTCAGCCTGGCGATGTGATCTTGGAAGTGAATGGACGTAAAATCCGCAGCGGAACGCATCTACGCTTGGTGCTAGCGTCTAAAGCCCCTCAAGCCGAAGTCTCAATCAACGGATTGCGTGAAGGCCAAGAGATCTCATGGAAGGTGCTGCTAGGCATTCCTCCTGAGGTGGAGAAATATCAAGCTCAGACGCAGCCTTCAGGGCTGGAAGTTTTTCCTGGCTTACGGGTCATGATGTTGACTGATGCTCTGCGGATCAAACTCAAGCTCACTGATGTGCGAGAGAAACGGGTGTTGATTGCTCAAAGTTATCCGGCAGGAGCAGCCCAAAAGCAATTGCAAGAGGGAGATCAATTACTCGCTATCAATGGGCAGTCAGTCTCGACGATCGATCAGGTCCAGAAGATTTTTTCGGACCCTGAAGCCACTCGCTTCATGCTGAAAGTGGTGTCTCAAGACAAAACCACCTATCAACTGATCACCCGCTCTTAAATCTGTTTTATGAAGGTAAAGTTACTTTTTTTAGCTTTGGTATGGGTCAATCTGATTTCTGTTTGTGCTCAAGAGCACTTTCAGTTAGACGCGAATTTAAAGCTGTTCTCTCGAGAGCGCCCAGGCTTGATAGGTTTCCTTGGTGATCCGACTACAGGACATCAAAGTCAGGACCAAAATTTATCCTGGTTACCTTCGGGGCTGCTCCTCAGTCAGAGCCTGCGACCTTATGGATCACTACGCCTGTGGTCCAATAAAGACGGCGATGTGCGGTTTGTTGGAACGTTGAACGCCTCTGGTGAATGGGCAGTCTCCGCCGACGGCGCTCTCATATGCTCGCAGGTTCCCAAGATGGAATCAGATCCCACTGCGGGTAGGGACAAGCGGTTTAGGCCCCACGGACTCGTATGCCATCGTTTCAGTGACAAAACGCGCCTTTGGAAATGGGAACCTGACACGAAGAGGATCTGTGACGTCAGTTTCAGCCCTGACGGCAAGAAGGTCGCTGTGGCTGTGCATAAAGATATGCAGCTGACCGTTTGTTTTTTGGATGCCTTGACGGGTAAAGAACTCCAACAGGTCACAATACCGGGAGTGCATGGCTTGGATGGATCACTCCTGTATCATCAGGATGCCATTTGGGTAATGGCGGGGACCGCTCAGGATAGGAAGTTCTTTCGTCTTTCAGAGGAGGATCTGAAGCCGGAGCCTGTGTTGATGGAGAAGTTAGGGGGGATGCACTCCAGCCTCGACGAACAATGGCTAGCCATTGTTAGCGCGGTGGATTTTCAGACCAGTTATCAAGTCTATCAGAGGGAGGGGCAATCGTGGAGGCTGGCATTTCAGGGAGATGGCGAGGTGTCCGATGATGGAGGCTATCTCCCAGTCACTGCGGCATTGTTTTCGCCCGATGGCCGCTGCTTTTTCGTCTCTTCGAGGAATTCCGCGAAACTGATTTCCCTTCCAGATGGGAAATTGCTCAAGAGCTTTTCAACAGGCTGCTTGGGGGCGGCTTTTTCACCCAAAGGTGATATTTTACTTCTAGCCCAAGAAAGTGGCTTTACGCGCCTGGATACCCGAACTTGGACACCGATTCCTGCCCAAACGGTCTCTCTTCACCAATCTCCAGTCAGATCGTTGCTCTTTCTTGATGGTGGTAAACGTTTATTAAGCCATGCGTGGGATTCGATGGTGATCTGGGATCTGGCTTCAAGAAAAGCTGCTGCTGTCCTACAATGCGATCAAGAGGATCCGGGGTATTCAGTCCCAGCTTTGGTCAATCAAGGTCGTGAACTGATTTCCTCTGACTGTCGCAATTTCATTCGCTGGACCCTGCCTGAGATGCGGCCGGTGAACGGTCCACCGCAAGTGCTCAAGGGTTCCCAAGCTTTCACGGGGCCAGCCATGGAAGAGATGTCGAACCTGAAAATCTTTGCTGACGATGACGGAAGTCATGTCATTACGGGTAGAAATGGACGATGGTTTTTTCGGGAAAGCCATGAAAAGAGTCGGGTTCTGGATCTAAAAACACTCGGGCGCACAACCGCGTGGCCAGTCTCATGGGCGACGTTTTTGTCAGGGGATAGGGTGGCGTCTTTTGCTTCGGTATGGATGGCACACATCGATTTGACCAATGGGAGCGTCATACGATCTTATGAACGGAATCCTAGTCCTTGGGGGGAGCCCTTTCAAACCCTGCCCAGTGATAGAAAGCTCTGTGCCGGAGGGAGCTCAAGAACGATCCGCATCTTCGACCCTGAGACGGGCCAGGCAATCCGAGAGTTCTCGGCCTCGGGATATTCAGACGGTTTTACATCCACTCCTTTTGGGCCTCCCGCTGCCTTTAGCAGTGATGGTTCTTTGATGACCACCGTCGTGACCAGTGAACAGTTTGAGTTTCTCTTTTTCTGGGATGCGCGGCAGGGCATTCCGTTGGGCGGGATCGAACTCAAAGACGATGAAGTCACTTGTTTGGCGTTTACGCCAGATAGCAAGGGTTTGGCGGCAGGACATCACAACCGCTCCATCTCGCTGTGGAATGTCCAGAAAGTCTTGGCTTCACTTCGCCCTGAAAGTGAACTCCTCCCGAAAGCTCCGCCGCCTCAAAAGACAAAGACTTCCTATGTGATGAGCCATAGCTTTCCTGGCGCGACTCTCCAGGCAGACGACGAGCTGAAGTGGAGCTTTCGTTCAAACGGTTCAATTCAGGTTGGCGAGACATTACCATCTTTTGGAGAATTGAAAGTGCAAGACGAAGTCATTGAAGGCAGAAGCCGCCGCTTTTGGAATCGTTCAGATGGTCAGTTGGGATCATCGTTTGTGGCAATGGTCGAGGGGGAAACTAAAGATGGGAAAATAGCGGTTTCTAGACTCTTCCAACGATCAACGTGCCTCGCCCTTGGTTATGATGCGATCGATGGTGTCTCCAACTTGAGCGCTGAGCCGCGAACCGTGGCTATCGAGTTTAGCCTCACGCTTCCTGCGGGCTGTCAACGATTGCAGACAGAGAGCCAGCGAACGATTGAGTGCCCCACGGATGGGGTCGTGAGATTGGAAGATGGGGAATGTTGGTTAGCGGCCAGTGATGCGTTTGGTTTAGATCAACCATTTCCGGCGATTCGTGTTCGTTCATGGTCTGCGCTTCATTCACCGGAACTGCTTTGGGACAAATCCTCCCAGGTTTTAAAGATGAAGTATCAAGTGGAATTGAAGCCTTACGAAATGCGTTGGCTTAATCACTGTCTCGCCTTTGTTAAACGTCCTGAAGGTGGGGCTATTGACGATTTTGAAATTCCTAAATCAGCAGATTTTTGTCATGCTATTGGTTGGGGGGAGGGTAAGCGAGGTATCAATTTTGGTCAGATTCACAATGGCCTCCCTGATGCTGCACATGGGTTTCTCTCGGTATGGAGCCCCGAGATGAAATTTGAATTAGAGAAGGACTCTTTCGGGTTTGTATGGGATGCCACCTACGGAGGGGGGCGCTCGGGAGAGTTAGGTGCTGAGCAGCTCTTTGCGCCTTGGATTGAGGAACGGCCTTTCGGGTTCGGTGGGCGTAGCATGCTACGTGGACGCAAGATTGTGGATGCTAAGCTTTATGCTTCAAGTCCCTGTAGCTTTGGATCTTTAGATGAGGGGCTCAGCCTCTATCGAACGGATTTTTCTCGTGCTGATTATCCCGTTACGGTCTGGCAGGATATGTTAAAGAATAACCTCGCGGAGGAGAAAGAATTTCGATTGAGTTATATGCATTCTTTCGCAAGTCCAGTCACAGAGATCGTGGATAATCATGGGAGAGTTTACAGGCTGGATCAGCTCGAAGAGCTGAATGCTTCAAAGGCTCAAGCTTGTGCCTTCGTGATCGCAGGTGATGCCCGCCCTGCCACTTTGATCACCTTGACGCGTCAAGGTGGCAAGATTCACAGTTCTTTGCGGCGGATGAGTGATGGCGTCTTTGCCCAGGATTACCGGATTACGATTGGCCCCTCAAGTGCGGTCGCCTTGCTGCATGCCGCTTGTCAGCGGCCTCTGAGTGCCTTTGCCAATCCAGAGGAAGCCTTTGCCGATCTTCTATCCATGCGTAAGCCAACTTCGACTAACGTTCTGGATAAATTTAACGAAGTCAGAGACGGTGTTCCTATTCTCAATGGCTCACGTTTGGAACCTTGAAGAATTGGCGTGCTGTTCATCATTCCCGATAGCCGTGACTTTATCGCGGGCGAGGTGGAGAGCCAAACCTTGGAAGCTTGACTACCGTTTCCAGGCGAGTGTCGTGACAATCAGAATGGCGGGGAGATACATGAGGGTGCAGAAGAAGAGCTTGCGGGCGGTGACACGCTCGGGGTTCTTTTGGAAAACGAGGGCCAGTTTGCACAGCCAACCGGCCAGGATGAGGGCCAGCGGGAGAAACAGCCAGGTGATGACGAGGCCCTGCTGCACGGGGTAAAACATCAGCAGCAAGGTGGCGATGGAGTAGGCGAGGGCGTGCTTGGAGGTGCGCACACCGGCTTCGTCGTCATTG encodes:
- a CDS encoding trypsin-like peptidase domain-containing protein, whose product is MTVLGLGGSLSAADLGSELEVVRDPARLPGASQVVLSYSDAVERIQDSVVTVLTEAAAEEVREDEASKSKLPRFDLGEEMEESLPKNRGNGSGIIISKSGYILTNHHVVADAAKITVRLRTSEDELAAVVVGGDPIFDLALLKVEAQDLAPATLADSSNVRVGDVVLALGSPFGLEQTLTMGVVSATGRSTVGLIRNGLEDFIQTDAAINPGNSGGPLLDGLGRVVGVNTARYMGENIGFAIPINLALKVAEDLVQYGIVVRGYLGIRYAELAASELKKAGVPTGRMGIVITDIMAASPADKAGFQPGDVILEVNGRKIRSGTHLRLVLASKAPQAEVSINGLREGQEISWKVLLGIPPEVEKYQAQTQPSGLEVFPGLRVMMLTDALRIKLKLTDVREKRVLIAQSYPAGAAQKQLQEGDQLLAINGQSVSTIDQVQKIFSDPEATRFMLKVVSQDKTTYQLITRS
- a CDS encoding sialidase family protein, with the translated sequence MRYFWSLILAVHLHAAAAGEVVLNLEPTKEFPRNSEGAFITLKSGHLLYLYTQFYGGASDHSAARIVALESQDGGRTWSREPRTLLENHQGANVMSVSLLRLQSGRIALFYLLKNTWLDCRPHVCFSDDEAATWSEPVRMLEAPGYFVLNNDRVIQHRSGRLIAPLASHRARNADPETSKSFDSRAIALWVISDDEGKTWKEAPQWQALPVPSTRTGLQEPGIVELEDGSLLSFFRTDQGVQYECRSKDRGESWTPVAPGPLNSPASPASLKRLPRGSALLAVWNDHSGDFPFVEKKRTPLVIGLSDDGGHTWSAKKVIESDPEGWYCYTALHFVEDAVLLAYCAGDAHVGGLNRLRIRRIEWADLK
- a CDS encoding SCO family protein → MSDSPSPKPSLTPWAIWIPIIIAVLGVVVFYNYLLAMQQQARSEEKDRPAFLGRLERDLELTERNGKTVHLDQLRGKILLASWVYTRCPRGCAGVIAKLKKLQEEYRGNPNIHFVSFTLDPDDTPEMMQLFARGIDVKDTDPWWFVNGNKDEVRRYMTQFFKFRPVQDLPEADRLSPDDKYIHDLRVALVDSKGHVRGTLYDLMNADPQFQDYFEAQLRKDLNYLLKEKEKETDEKAP
- a CDS encoding DUF420 domain-containing protein; protein product: MTVYDLPPINATLNACATVFIILGLIFIKAGKKKAHIACMATALMFSAVFLGCYLYYHFHVLHVKFAGTGPIKTFYYGLLISHVFLAIVNLPMIIMTVIPALRQRWDKHMRIAKWTAPIWLYVSITGVIVYMMCYQWYGPPIR